The DNA region GAGCGCTTCGAGGCCCAGAGCGCGAGGCAGGCCGCCGGCGACGATGAGGCCCACCCGCAGGACGAGGACTTCCTGCTGGCGCTGGAGTACGGCATGCCCCCGGCGGGGGGGCTGGGCATCGGCATCGACCGGCTGGCGATGCTGCTGACCGACTCCGATTCCATCCGCGACGTGCTGCTGTTCCCCCTGCTGCGCCCCGAGGGGCACGGCGGGGACGAGGACGCCGCGACGACCTGAACGCCACCCGGAGGGGAGGGCCGCTCACGGTTGGATGGGCGGCCCTTTCTGTGGTGTGCCCGGTACAGGCCGGAGGACCGCCGGACGCGGCCTGCGGTGTATCGATTCAGTTGATTTGTCCATTTGACAAACAAAACTCGCCGGTGCAGCATGGCCTCCGCACACCATCCACCGTCCTCACACGGACTTCACATCTCTTTTCTCTGCCGTGGCCTGTACCCGGGCCGGCGACCGCCCTGAACGCAGGGCCAGGATGCTCTTGACGCACGCTGCCCACTCCCACGACACGCTGGACCTGGCCGCCATCCGGGCGCGCCACACGGTGCTGTTGCTGGGGCTGCTGTGGGAAGGCGACCGCGCGCGCGTCGACATCGCCCGCGACCTGGGGCTGTCGCGCTCCGCGATCAGCAACATTGTCGCGGAACTCATGGACGTGGGGCTGGTGCAGGAAGCCGGCGCGCGCAGCGGCGCCCAGGTGGGCCGGCGCGCCACCCTGCTGCACCTGAACGCCCGCGCGGCCATGCTGCTGGCCATCGACCTGGGGGCCAGCCACGCGCGGGTGGACGTGCTCGACCTGCGCTGCCGCAGCCTGGCGTCGCGCAGCGTTCCGCACGACATCCAGCGCGGCCCGCAGGCCACGTACGCGCTGCTGGGCGAACTGGCCGCGCAGGTCATGCGCGAGGCGGGCGTGGTCACCGCGCAGGTGGCCGTGGCGGGTGTCGGCGTGCCCGGCCCGGTCGACCACGAGTCCGGCGGCGTGGTGCTGCCGCCCAACATGCCCGGCTGGGACGGCGAGAACGTGGGCGAGGGACTGCGCCGCGTGCTGGGCGTGCCGGTGCTGGTGGACAACGACGCGAACCTGGGCGCCCTGGCCGAGACGCGCTTCGGCGCGCACCGCGGCGTGGCCGACCTGATCTACGTGAAGCTCGCCACCGGTATCGGCGCGGGGGTGCTGCTGGGCGGCCGGCTGCACCGCGGCGCGCGCGGCGGTGCCGGCGAGATCGGGCACATCAGCATCAACGAGCAGGGCCCGGTCGGGCGCAGCGGGAACCCCGGCAGCCTGGAGAGTTACGCGGCCGCGCAGGTGCTCGCGCCGCTGGCCGCGCAGCTGCGGGCGTCCGGCACGCCGTCCACACTGGGCGACGCGCCGACCCTCGCGGACCTGCTGCGCCACGCGAACAGCGATCCGCTGGCGCGCGCCGTGTGGCAGACCACCGGGCACCACCTGGGCGTGGCGATCAGCACCATGCTGAACCTGTTCAACCCGCAGGCGGTCGTGATCGGCGGGCGGCTGGCGCAGGCGGGCGAGGTGCTGATCGGCGCGGTCCGGACCAGCGCCCAGCAGCGCACCATGCGCATCAACGCCGAGCGCGCCCGGCTGGACCTCAGCACCCTGGGCGGCGACGCCGGCGTGCTGGGCGCCGGCGCCATGATGCTCGGCGCGCTGTTCACGCCGCGCGGCCTGCCGCACCTGTACGCCATCTCGCACCCTCTGTCCGCCGCCGGTGCGGGGAGTCGCGCCCCACCCCGCGCCGGGCTATCATCCATGACGCCCGACAATCCGAACGCCCGGTCCATCTCGGTCCAGCCCTTTCCCTTCCTGAACGGAGGAGTGCCATGAAAAAAGCCCTGCTGATCGCCACCGCCCTTGCTGTCACGTCCAGCGCCCTCGCCGCCGGCAAACTGGAGATCTTCTCCTGGTGGTCCGGTGACGAAGCGCCCGCGCTCAACGCCCTGGTCAAGCTGTACCAGTCCAAGTACCCCAGCGTGAACGTGGACAACGCCACCGTGTCCGGCGGCGCCGGCACCAACGCCAAGGCCGTCCTGAAGACCCGCATGCTGGGCGGCACGCCCCCCGACTCGTTCCAGGCGCACGCCGGCCAGGAACTGATCGGCACGTGGGTCGTCGCCAACCGCATGCAGGACCTGACCCCGCTGTTCAAGAGCGAGGGCTGGAACAAGGTGTTCCCCGCCGACCTGATCAAGCTGATCTCCAGCCAGGGCAAGATCTGGAGCGTGCCGGTCAACGTGCACCGCAGCAACGTCATGTGGTACAACCCCGCCAAGCTCAAGGAGTGGGGCGTATCGGTGCCCAAGACGTGGCCCGAGTTCCTGACCACCTGCGCCACCCTCAAGTCCAAGGGCGTGGCCGCGCCGCTGGTCGTGGGCGAGAACTGGACCGAGCAGCACCTGTGGGAAAGCGTCATGATCGGCACACTGGGCGCCCAGGGCTGGGAGAACCTGTTCAGTGGCAAGCTGAAGTTCACGGACCCCCGCGTGGTCGGTGCGTTCACCACCTACGGCAAGGTGCTCGACTGCGCCAACAAGGACGCCTCGGGCCTGAGCTGGCAGCAGGCCAGCGACCGCATCATCGACGGCACCAGCGCCTTCAACATCATGGGCGACTGGGCGGCCGGGTACTTCACGACCACCAAGAAGCTCGCCCCCGGCACCGGCTTCGGCTGGGCCGCGTCCCCCGGCACCACCAAGGTCTTCGTGATGCTGGCCGACTCCTTCGGCCTGCCCAAGGGCATCAAGGACCCCACCGAGACCACCAACTGGCTCAAGGTGCTGGGCAGCAAGGAAGGTCAGGACACCTTCAACCCGCTCAAGGGCTCCATTGCCGCGCGCACCGACTCGGACCTGAGCAAGTACAGCGTGTACTCCAAGAGCGCGGCGACCGACTGGAAGAGCAGCAAGATCGTGGGCTCCATGGTGCACGGCGCCGTCGCCCCCGAGAGCTTCACCAGCGCCTTCGGGGCCGTGATCGACCAGTTCGTGGCCAGCAAGAACAGCGCCGCCGCCGCCGCCGCCGCGCAGCAGCTGGCCGTGCGCTCGGGCTTCAGCAAGTAAGCCCCGGACTCGGGGGACGAACCCGGACAGCGGGGTGTGAATCGCGGGCCAGCCGGCCCCGGTTCGCACCCTGCCCCCTTGCAAGGAGGCCCACACCATGAAAGGCCTGAGTAAAGACCGCCTGTGGTCGATCGCCGTCCTGACGCCCAGCATCATCCTGATCGCGGTGTTCGTGTACGGCTTCATCGCGCGCAGCGTGTACGTCAGCATGACCGACTGGGGCAACGATCCCGCACAGGCCCTGGCCGAGCACCCGATCATCCGCTGGGTGGGCCTGGCCAACTACGGAGAGCTGTTCACCGGCTTTTTGCAGGGCCGCTTCCGGCAGGAACTCGTGAGCACCATCTTCTTCACGGTGCTGTTCATCGCCGGCTGCCTGATCCTGGGCCTGGGCCTGGCGCTGATCCTCGACCGCAACCCGCGCGGCGAGGGCGTGTGGCGCACCATCTTCCTGTTCCCGATGAGCCTGTCGTTCATCGTGACGGGCACCATCTGGCGCTGGATGCTGCAGCCGCAGGGCGGCGTGAACATGGCGCCCACGCTGGTCGGAGGTGCCCCCAGCACCTTTCCGTGGCTGAGCAGCACCGACTCCGTGCTGAAGTTCGACTGGAACAAGCTGCCGCTGCTGACGGCCAGCGTCGTAGCGGTCGTGCTGATCGTGGTGGCGGTGCGGGCCATGCAGGCCGGTGACCGCCGCCGCACCGTGGTGGCCGCCGTGTGCGCCGGCGTGCTGCTGCTGTGGGCGCTCTTCGTCGGGCCGAACCTCAAGATGCTGCCCGCGCCCGAGTACCACGGCTTCAACCTCGCCCTGATCGGCATCATCATCGCGGCCGTGTGGCAGATGAGCGGGTACACCATGGCGCTGTACCTCGCGGGCCTGCGCGGCATTCCCGAGGAACTGCGCGAGGCCGCCAAGGTGGACGGCGCAAACGATTACGGGATGTACCGGCACGTGATCTTCCCGCTGCTGTCGCCGATCACGCTCTCGGCCATGATCATTCTGGGCCACATCAGCCTGAAGATCTTCGACCTGGTGTACGCCATGGCCGGGCCGGACAACCTCCAGACCAGCGTGCCGGCGCTGAACATGTACCTCACGTCGTTCCGGCAAAACCAGTTCTCGCTGGGCGCCGCGATCGGCACGGTGCTGCTGATCCTGGTGGCGTTCATCATCGTGCCGTACCTCGCGTCGCAGTTCCGCACCGAGGAGGGCCACGCATGACCGCCACACCTGCACAGACCACGCCGGCCACCCTGCCTCGCGCTGGCGTGAAACCCGGGCGCGTGCTGATGTACGCGCTGCTCGTGATCGCCGCGCTGTTCTTCCTGGTGCCCGTGTACCTGCTCTTCGTCACGGCGCTCAAGAGCCCGGACGCCATCAACCTCGCGACGTCGTGGCACTGGCCGTCCGCGCTGAACTGGGCGAGCTTCGCCGACGCGTGGGCCAAGATCGGCGGCAACCTCGGCAACTCGCTGTTCCTGGCGGTGGCCGCGACGATCCTGAGCGCCCTGCTGGGCAGCGTGAACGGCTACGCCCTGAGCAAGTGGAAGTTCCGCGGAGCGAACACGCTCTTCGCGCTGATGCTGTTCGGGATGTTCATTCCGTACCAGGCCGTGCTGATTCCGCTGTTCCAGTTCATCAAGGCGCTCGGGCTGTACGGCTCGATCTGGGGCCTGATCCTGGCGCATGTGGTGTACGGCATCCCGATCACCACATTGATCTTCCGGAACTTCTACGCCGACGTGCCCGACGCCCTGATCGAGGCGGCGACCATCGACGGCGCGGGCTTCTGGAGCATCTACAGCAAGGTGATCTTCCCGATCTCGGTGCCGGGCTTCGTGGTCGTGATCATCTGGCAGTTCACGCAGGTCTGGAACGAGTTCCTGTTCGCCGCGACCCTCACGAACACGTCCTCCCAGCCCGTGACCTACGCCCTGTCGCAGCTCTCCGGCGGGCAGGCGGTCAGCTGGAACCTGCCGATGGCCGGCGCGATCCTGGCGG from Deinococcus metalli includes:
- a CDS encoding carbohydrate ABC transporter permease translates to MKGLSKDRLWSIAVLTPSIILIAVFVYGFIARSVYVSMTDWGNDPAQALAEHPIIRWVGLANYGELFTGFLQGRFRQELVSTIFFTVLFIAGCLILGLGLALILDRNPRGEGVWRTIFLFPMSLSFIVTGTIWRWMLQPQGGVNMAPTLVGGAPSTFPWLSSTDSVLKFDWNKLPLLTASVVAVVLIVVAVRAMQAGDRRRTVVAAVCAGVLLLWALFVGPNLKMLPAPEYHGFNLALIGIIIAAVWQMSGYTMALYLAGLRGIPEELREAAKVDGANDYGMYRHVIFPLLSPITLSAMIILGHISLKIFDLVYAMAGPDNLQTSVPALNMYLTSFRQNQFSLGAAIGTVLLILVAFIIVPYLASQFRTEEGHA
- a CDS encoding carbohydrate ABC transporter permease — encoded protein: MTATPAQTTPATLPRAGVKPGRVLMYALLVIAALFFLVPVYLLFVTALKSPDAINLATSWHWPSALNWASFADAWAKIGGNLGNSLFLAVAATILSALLGSVNGYALSKWKFRGANTLFALMLFGMFIPYQAVLIPLFQFIKALGLYGSIWGLILAHVVYGIPITTLIFRNFYADVPDALIEAATIDGAGFWSIYSKVIFPISVPGFVVVIIWQFTQVWNEFLFAATLTNTSSQPVTYALSQLSGGQAVSWNLPMAGAILAALPTLLVYIVLGRYFVRGLLAGSVKG
- a CDS encoding ABC transporter substrate-binding protein, with product MKKALLIATALAVTSSALAAGKLEIFSWWSGDEAPALNALVKLYQSKYPSVNVDNATVSGGAGTNAKAVLKTRMLGGTPPDSFQAHAGQELIGTWVVANRMQDLTPLFKSEGWNKVFPADLIKLISSQGKIWSVPVNVHRSNVMWYNPAKLKEWGVSVPKTWPEFLTTCATLKSKGVAAPLVVGENWTEQHLWESVMIGTLGAQGWENLFSGKLKFTDPRVVGAFTTYGKVLDCANKDASGLSWQQASDRIIDGTSAFNIMGDWAAGYFTTTKKLAPGTGFGWAASPGTTKVFVMLADSFGLPKGIKDPTETTNWLKVLGSKEGQDTFNPLKGSIAARTDSDLSKYSVYSKSAATDWKSSKIVGSMVHGAVAPESFTSAFGAVIDQFVASKNSAAAAAAAQQLAVRSGFSK
- a CDS encoding ROK family transcriptional regulator, producing the protein MTHAAHSHDTLDLAAIRARHTVLLLGLLWEGDRARVDIARDLGLSRSAISNIVAELMDVGLVQEAGARSGAQVGRRATLLHLNARAAMLLAIDLGASHARVDVLDLRCRSLASRSVPHDIQRGPQATYALLGELAAQVMREAGVVTAQVAVAGVGVPGPVDHESGGVVLPPNMPGWDGENVGEGLRRVLGVPVLVDNDANLGALAETRFGAHRGVADLIYVKLATGIGAGVLLGGRLHRGARGGAGEIGHISINEQGPVGRSGNPGSLESYAAAQVLAPLAAQLRASGTPSTLGDAPTLADLLRHANSDPLARAVWQTTGHHLGVAISTMLNLFNPQAVVIGGRLAQAGEVLIGAVRTSAQQRTMRINAERARLDLSTLGGDAGVLGAGAMMLGALFTPRGLPHLYAISHPLSAAGAGSRAPPRAGLSSMTPDNPNARSISVQPFPFLNGGVP